GAATCTTCTTCGCGGTGAGCTCCGCGGAGATAGCCTGCGCGTCAGCCGACTCGAGACCCGTCATGAGCGGCTTATAGTCAGGCGTCGTCATGAGGTTGGCGAAGAGAGCGAGCAAGCCTATCGTCGCAGCCGCTCCGACCCCAAGGAAGATACGCTGGTTCGCTGTCCTGGTAGACCAGAACTGCTTAGCCTGCGTCGTGATTTGATTGAATCCGGCCATAAGGTATCAACTCTTGGGGTAGTTCTTCAGAACTGCATCTTTTCAATGTCTTGGTAGGCGCTCACGATCTTGTTGCGCACCTGCATCATGAGCTGAAATGCGACGTCAGCCTTTTCGACTGAGATCATCACCTTGCTCATATCGTTGCTACCACCTTGCAGAAGCGTGTTCACCTGTTGCTCAGCGCCCCCCTGGAGGTTGCTGACCTGGGAAATGGCATTCTTCAGTACATCCCCGAAGCCTCCATTACTACCCGACGAGTCCGGCTCGGTAAACGATAATGGGCCTGCTCCGGTCGTAATTGGGCTGGAGATACCGAGACCCGAAATACTCATGCTCATAAGAAACTCTCCTCTTGCTGGTTAGCTCTTCAGGATGTCGATCGACTGCTGAATCATCTGCTTGGCGGCGGTGACTGCGGAAGCGTTGAGTTGATAAGCTCGTGTCGATCCCATCAGGTCAACCATCTCCTGAACGGGATTGATCGCAGGATAGGCTACATAGCCATCCTTGTCCGCGTCCGGGTGCCCAGGTTCATACCGCATCACCGGTGGAGTCTTATCTTCAACGATTTGGGAGATGCGAACGGACCCAAGCGTCTTGCCAGTGGTATGCCCGGCACTGGCAAACGCGAGGTGAAAAGAAGCGTTGCTCGCGGATGAGAAGACGACCTCTTTCCGAGTGAAAGGGCCACCGCCATCAGTGTGAGTCGTCTCGGCGTTGGCCATGTTAGCGGCGATCACCTCGGAGCGTTGCCGCTCCGCCGAGAGTGCCGAGGCGCTGATGGAAAGAATGTCGAACGGTCCCATGATTAGCTGCCCCCATTGATTGCGCTGAGTAGTTGATGAAAATTGGACTTCACTAACTGAATGCCCATCTGGTATTGCAGTTGTGTCTGGGCTAGCAGCAGG
This genomic window from Granulicella sibirica contains:
- the fliE gene encoding flagellar hook-basal body complex protein FliE, giving the protein MSMSISGLGISSPITTGAGPLSFTEPDSSGSNGGFGDVLKNAISQVSNLQGGAEQQVNTLLQGGSNDMSKVMISVEKADVAFQLMMQVRNKIVSAYQDIEKMQF
- the flgC gene encoding flagellar basal body rod protein FlgC — protein: MGPFDILSISASALSAERQRSEVIAANMANAETTHTDGGGPFTRKEVVFSSASNASFHLAFASAGHTTGKTLGSVRISQIVEDKTPPVMRYEPGHPDADKDGYVAYPAINPVQEMVDLMGSTRAYQLNASAVTAAKQMIQQSIDILKS